The genomic window CCGCATCGACAAAAGGGGGGTTGTCAACCCTTTTTTCTCCCGGGGGAATCTCCGCTGGGGGGGCTGCTTCCAGACGGATGACGGCCCGGTGTCCCATCCCGTCGTCAACCACGGCCTTCGCCGCCGGAAACCGGGTGCGGTCATAGCGGAAAAACCCCTGTGCGTCCACCCGCCCCTCCAGGAGCAGTGCCTCCCCGGCATCGTACAGTTTCACCACGGCCGACGGGGACGGGATTTCACCTTCGTAATAGGTGCGCAGTACGCCCGGCTCTTCCTCTCGGATCAGTACGCGGTGGGCCCAGGCCGGGTCGGCGGCGGCCAGGGCGATCAGCAGCACCACTGCCAGCCGGAGCACCTTCCACCCCGCGTTTATACACCGGCTCGATCCCCTGCGTTCCACTACTTTGGCACACCTTTCTCATTAAGGAATTTCTTTGTCAACGCATACCACTCTTTCGGTTTAGTTGGTTTCACCACTTTGGCACAGCTTTCTAATTTAAGGATTTTTTTTCTGGCCCGAAAACAAAAGGCCACGAGATGCTGGCCCGCTTCGGCGGGCCGGAACCTTCGTGGTCCCTCCGTTTTTGCGCTTTTGCTTGCCGTCCGGGTGGGAGCGCTTTCCATGCACCGGGATGCGGCTTCGTGCCGGCATTTCACCCGGTCATTCCACATCCGGAACGCTGATTCCTTCTAAAAAATGAAGGTCAGTCGAAGGCGTTGATCACAAGCCCGGTGCTGAGCTTCGGGTAGAAGTAGGTGGACTTTTGGGGCATGCGTTCCCCGTCCTCGGCCACGGCCACCAGTTCCTCGACCCGGGGCGGGTTCAGGAAGAAGGCGAAATCATACTCCCCGGCGTCGACGCGGGCCAGTGCGCCCTCCTCCTCCCGGGTGTACTTGAGGTGGTCCCCGTGGGCGCGCTCAGCGCCGCCGATGCCCAGGAGCTTTTCCAGAACAAGGTGGTGCAGGACGGATACCTCCAGCCGCCGCCAGTTGGGCGAGCGGTCGGCCGGCATCAGGAGTTCCAAATCTAGTTCCGGTCTCAAGGTCACGAAGTGCAGGCGGCCGGCCCCGGTGTAGAGCCCGAAGGTGTAGGGCGGACGGCTTTCCAGCTCCGCCATGAAGACTCTGAAGTCGGCGGTTGCCGCCGGGTACGGTTGCACCTCGAAGTGGGTCTCCAGCGCAGCCGACAGAGTGGCCGCGTCCAGGCCACGCCGGTTCTTGACCAGGCGGTGGGTGGGGAGGATCACCAGCCCGGGGTCGTACAGGCTGACCAGCACGGTCAGCACGCAGTTGTGCAGGCCGGGGGCGCCGAGTTCATCACGGTAGGCCAGGGCGGTTTCGTACCGGTGGTGGCCGTCGGCCAAGAACACGGGGTGCTTTTCCAGCGCGAACAGCACTTGGTTGATGGCCCGGGGGTCGCTGACCGGCCAGAGCCGGTGCGTCTGGCCCTGCTCATCGCGGAAATCAGCGGCTGGTTCGGGTGCGGCGGCCTCCATCAGGGTCTCTACCGCAGCCAGTTCCTTTTCGGCGTACATACCGAAAATCGGACTGAAATTCGCCCGGCAGGCGCGCAACAGTTTCAGGCGGTCCTGCTTGGCTCCGGCCAGGGTTTCCTCGTGCGGGCGCACCGAACCGGTGCTGTAGGGCTCCAGATAGAGGGCACAGAAGAAACCGCGGCGTTTTAGCGTCCGCCCGCGCAGCGTGAATTCCTGTTCGTACAGGTACAGGGCCGGCTGCTCCTCACGCACCAATACGCCTTCGCGGCGCCACTGACGGAAGGTGGACGCGGCCCGGGTGTACCGGTTGTCGGCCTCGCTGTCCCCGGGATAAATGCGGTTGTATTCCAGCCGGATGATATTGTACGGGTTTCGACCGTAATAGCGGGTTTGGGCTTCCTCGTCGATTACGTCGTAGGGTGGCGTAACGACCAGGGACAGGTCTTCGACCACTGCCGGGTTGTAGCGCAGTCCCCGGATGGGCAGGATTCTGGGCAAGTCGCGGGACCTCCTCGTACAGATTGACTTCACGGCCGGAATTGTCCCTGTTCAATTATAACGCAAAACAACCGGCGGATAAAGGTGGCGCTTGTTGGACGCCCCGGCATATTCACCGCCCGTCCTGCGTATTTATGTCTAAGCCTTGAGCGCAGCAGGGCGCGCAAATTTCGGTGGGCCGGAGACTCAAACAGGTCAACCTCGTTGTCCGGGTCTAAGCCTTGAGCGCGGCAGGGCGCGCAAATTTCGGCGGGGGGTGTCCGGATGCGGTGGGTGGTGATGCCGCGGAAAAGGCTCTGGCTGATGCTGGCGGCGGCGGTGGCGGTGCTGATCCTGGCGTTCTGGGTGCTAAAGGGTTTGCTCCCGGCTTCGGGGCTGGAGAGAGAAGCGCTGCTGGCCGAAGCTCTGGAAAAGACCAGGGCCAGCGAATCGTACCGGTTCCGCATCGACTCCCGCCTTGAGACGCCTGGTGAAGAACCGCGTTACTTCAGCAAGGTTGAAGGGGCCACGGTCGTGCCCGGCCGGACCCAAATCAAGGGCACCCTGATCAACAGCCCGATTGAACTGGTTCAGATCGACGACACCACCTACATGCGGGACCAGATCACCGAGAAGTGGATGGTTTTGAAGGGCAACCGTCTGGCCCAGTCGGAACTCTTTATCACCGAACTGAACCCCCTAAGCCTGTTCAATTTCAAGGACGTGCTCGAAGTATCGTACGAAGGCCGGGACGGACGGATCGGCCGGACCAACGAAATTCTGACATTCAGCCCGACGGTGATGAACCCCTTCCTCGAGATGCAGTTTGTGAACTTTGACTACCGGCTGTGGATCGACTCCCGCGACCACCTGATCACCAAGGCCGAGGTCTCCGCGGAGAGCAAGAGCGCTCAGGGCCAACGGCTGCTGGTGGAAATTGAGCTCTGGGATCACAACGGCAAGATCGTGATTGAACCGCCTGATACGGCGCCCGAAGAGAAGAAAGAATAGACAACCATGCCGCTCTAGCGGCACCATCGGAAGGATGAAAATACCCCTCACCCTGACCCTCTCCCAGAGGGAGAGGGGATTTTCAGGGTAGGTGGGAATACGGCTCCTCAAGCGGTATTCCAGCTGCGCTGCTTCTCCGGCGCCCGGCGCCCGGTTGCGTTGACATCCGGGCGTTTTTCCTGCTATAATCAGGCCAGATTTTTCCCGTTATTTCGCGCGTGAACGGAGATGAACGCATGCACGCCGACCTGGACCGGATTCTGGTTCCGGGGCGGGATATCGAGGCCAAGGTCGCCGAATTGGGCTGGAGAATCTCCAGGGACTACGCGGGAAAGCGCCTCTTGACCGTCGGCATCCTGAAGGGTTCCACCATCTTTATGGCTGATCTGGTCCGGGCCGTTTCCATACCCGTCTCCTTCGATTTCATGGCCGTAGCCAGCTACGGCCTTTCCCCTTCCTCATCCGGGGTGGTTCGCATCCTCAAAGATCTGGATGAGAGCATCGAGGGCCAGGACGTACTCCTGATCGAGGACATCGTCGACACCGGCCTCACCCTGAACTACCTGCTGGAGACTCTCCGCACCCGGAGCCCGGCCAGCCTGCGGGTCTGTGTGCTGTTTGACAAGCCCGACCGGCGGCGGGCGGAGGTGCCGGTCGATTACCTGGGCTTTTCGATTCCTGATGAGTTCGTGGTCGGGTACGGGCTGGACTACGCGGGGCTCTACCGTAACCTCCCCGACGTCTGGGTGCTGAAGCCGGAGGTCTATGGGAAAAAGAAGTTGGAAGCCGGAAGTCAGAAGTCGGAATGAGAGCCGGAATGAATTCTATATTCTATCCCCCAAGGAGGTTCCCCCGTGCAGGCACCCGTTGATGAGTTTGTGCTGGTACTCGACTTCGGCGGGCAGTACACTCAGCTGATCGCCCGGCGGATTAGAGAGTGCCGGGTTTATTGTGAAATCCTGCCCTACCATACCCCCGTGGAGGACATCGTCGCCCGGCGGCCCAAGGGGATTGTCTTTTCCGGCGGCCCGTCGAGCGTCCACCAAGAGGGCGCGCCCCAGTGCGCGGTTTCGCTGTACCACGCCGGGATCCCCATCCTGGGGATCTGCTACGGCATGCAACTGATGGCCCGCCAGCTTGGCGGCACAGTGTCGCCGGCCCAGCAACGGGAATACGGGAAGACCGAGCTGGAGGTGCTGGCGCGCGCCGGCCTGTTCCGGGGACTGGAGGACCGTGAACGGTGCTGGATGAGCCACGGCGACCGGGTGGACGCGCCGCCCCCGGGCTTTGCGGTGACGGCGCGCACCGCCCACTCTCCCGTAGCGGCGATGGCCGATCCGGACCGAAAATTGTTCGGGCTGCAATTCCACCCCGAGGTGCGGCATACCCCCCGGGGCGTTCAGATTCTGCAGCAGTTTCTTTGCGAGGTGTGCGGTTGCCGTGGGGACTGGACCATGTCCTCGTTCTTGGAAGACGCGGTCGGTCAGATCCGGCGGGAGGCCGGTGACGGACGGGTATTGTGCGCCTTAAGCGGGGGCGTGGACTCGTCGGTGGCGGCGGCACTGGTGCACCGGGCCGTGGGGGACCGGCTGACCTGCGTGTTCGTCGATCACGGCCTGTTGCGGCAGGGTGAGTCCGAACAGGTGCGGGAGACCTTTGCGCGCCGTTTTGGGATGCGGCTGGTGCATGTGGAGGCCCGGGACCGTTTCTTGGGCCGCTTGGCCGGGGTGGAAGACCCGGAGGCGAAACGGCGGATTATCGGGACCGAGTTCATTCGGGTCTTTGAGGAGGAAGCGGCCAAGCTCGGCCCGATCGACTTTTTGGTCCAGGGGACCATCTACCCGGACGTGGTGGAGAGCGGGACGGCCACCGGGGCGGTGATCAAGACCCACCACAACGTCGGGGGGCTTCCCGAAGACATGCGCTTCCGGCTGATTGAACCATTGCGTTGGCTTTTCAAGGATGAAGTGCGAGTGCTTGGTGAAGAATTGGGCCTGCCGGAAGAGATCGTGTGGCGGCAGCCTTTCCCGGGGCCCGGGCTGGCGGTGCGCGTGCTGGGCGAGGTCACCCGGGAGAAACTGGAGCTTCTGCGGGCGGCCGACGCGGTTGTGGACGAGGAGATCCGGCGGGCCGGGCTGTACCGGCAGATCTGGCAGTCCTTCGCCGTCCTGCCTCCCATTCGGAGCGTGGGCGTGATGGGGGATGAGCGGACTTACGGCTACACGATTGTGATCCGGGCGGTGGAGAGTGTAGACGCCATGACCGCCGACTGGGTGCGGTTGCCGTACGAAGTGCTGGAAGCGATGTCGCGGCGGCTGGTCAACGAGGTGAAAGGCATCAACCGGGTGGTGTACGACATCACGTCCAAGCCGCCGGGAACCATAGAGTGGGAGTGAGGCGCCGGTGATTGCACGGTACACCTTGCCGGAAATGGACCGGATTTGGTCGGACGAAAACCGTTTCGCCAAGTGGCTGGAAATAGAGGTGCTGGCGGCCGAAGCCATGGCCGAACTGGGCCAGGTGCCCCTGGAGGCCGTGCGGGTGATCCGGGAGCGGGCCGGCTTCGACGCGGCCCGGATCTTGGAGATCGAAAAGACGACCCGCCACGACGTGATCGCCTTCCTGACCTGCGTCGGGGAATACGTGGGCGCTGAAGCCCGCTACCTGCACCTGGGGCTTACTTCGTCGGACGTGGTGGATACGGCGCTGGCCGTGCGGATGCGCGAGGCGGGCCTTTTGATCCGGGGGCGCCTGGAGAAGCTGCACGCGGTGCTCCTGCGGCAGGCCGCGGCGCACCGGGACACCCTGATGCCCGGCCGGACGCACGGCGTCCACGCCGAGCCGACCACGTTGGGCCTGAAGTTTTTGCTCTGGGCGGCCGAGGTGGAGCGGGGGCTGGAACGGATGGACCGGGCGGTCGCCGAGATCAGCGTGGGTAAGCTCGCCGGGGCGGTGGGCACCTACTCGACGGTCGACCCCTTTGTGGAGGAGTACGTCTGCGCCCGGTTGGGCCTGACTCCGGAGAAGGTGTCCACCCAGGTGGTCCAGCGGGACCGGCATGCCGCCTTCCTGGCGGCGTTGGCCGTCATCGGGAGCGGGTTGGAGAAATTCGCGGTGGAGGTCAGGAACCTGCAGCGCACCGACCTGCGGGAGGTGGAGGAGCCTTTCCGGGCCGGGCAGAAGGGGTCCTCGGCGATGCCCCACAAGCGCAACCCCATCGTTTGCGAGCGGATCTCGGGCCTGGCCAGGCTCCTGCGGGCGAACGCGGTGGTGGGGCTTGAAAACGTGGCCCTCTGGCACGAGCGGGACATCTCCCATTCCTCGGCGGAGCGGGTGGTGATTCCGGACAGCACCACGGTGTTGGACTACATGGTCTTCCGGTTCACGGACGTGGCCGCCGACCTCCTGGTGTACCCGGAGAACATGCGCCGGAACCTGGAGCGCACCCACGGGCTGGTGTTTTCCCAGCGGGTGCTCCTAGCCCTGGTCGAGAAGGGGCTTTCCCGGGAAGAGGCTTACGCGCTGGTGCAGGACAACGCCATGCGCTGTTGGGAAACCGGGCGCCCCTTGCGGGAACTGCTGGGCGAAGATCCCGGGGTGCGGGCCGTCCTGGAGGCTCACGAGCTGGACACGCTGTTTGACTACGGCTATTTTACCCGGCGGATCGGCCGAATTTACGGCCGGTTCGGGCTGTCCGAATAAACAACGATGAATAACGATGAGTATGGAGGATCGGCTTGGAAAAGGGAGAATTTCTGTACGAGGGTAAGGCCAAGAAGATCTACCGGACGTCCGACCCGGGGCTCTACCTGGTGGAATACAAGGACGACGCCACGGCTTTCGACGGCCTGAAGAAAGGCACGATCATGGGCAAGGGTGTCGTGAACAACCGGGTGTCGGCGCACTTGTTCCAGTTGTTGGAGGGCCGCGGAGTACCGACGCACTTCGTGGAACTGGTG from Bacillota bacterium includes these protein-coding regions:
- a CDS encoding DUF1015 domain-containing protein, whose protein sequence is MPRILPIRGLRYNPAVVEDLSLVVTPPYDVIDEEAQTRYYGRNPYNIIRLEYNRIYPGDSEADNRYTRAASTFRQWRREGVLVREEQPALYLYEQEFTLRGRTLKRRGFFCALYLEPYSTGSVRPHEETLAGAKQDRLKLLRACRANFSPIFGMYAEKELAAVETLMEAAAPEPAADFRDEQGQTHRLWPVSDPRAINQVLFALEKHPVFLADGHHRYETALAYRDELGAPGLHNCVLTVLVSLYDPGLVILPTHRLVKNRRGLDAATLSAALETHFEVQPYPAATADFRVFMAELESRPPYTFGLYTGAGRLHFVTLRPELDLELLMPADRSPNWRRLEVSVLHHLVLEKLLGIGGAERAHGDHLKYTREEEGALARVDAGEYDFAFFLNPPRVEELVAVAEDGERMPQKSTYFYPKLSTGLVINAFD
- the hpt gene encoding hypoxanthine phosphoribosyltransferase, which encodes MHADLDRILVPGRDIEAKVAELGWRISRDYAGKRLLTVGILKGSTIFMADLVRAVSIPVSFDFMAVASYGLSPSSSGVVRILKDLDESIEGQDVLLIEDIVDTGLTLNYLLETLRTRSPASLRVCVLFDKPDRRRAEVPVDYLGFSIPDEFVVGYGLDYAGLYRNLPDVWVLKPEVYGKKKLEAGSQKSE
- the guaA gene encoding glutamine-hydrolyzing GMP synthase — protein: MQAPVDEFVLVLDFGGQYTQLIARRIRECRVYCEILPYHTPVEDIVARRPKGIVFSGGPSSVHQEGAPQCAVSLYHAGIPILGICYGMQLMARQLGGTVSPAQQREYGKTELEVLARAGLFRGLEDRERCWMSHGDRVDAPPPGFAVTARTAHSPVAAMADPDRKLFGLQFHPEVRHTPRGVQILQQFLCEVCGCRGDWTMSSFLEDAVGQIRREAGDGRVLCALSGGVDSSVAAALVHRAVGDRLTCVFVDHGLLRQGESEQVRETFARRFGMRLVHVEARDRFLGRLAGVEDPEAKRRIIGTEFIRVFEEEAAKLGPIDFLVQGTIYPDVVESGTATGAVIKTHHNVGGLPEDMRFRLIEPLRWLFKDEVRVLGEELGLPEEIVWRQPFPGPGLAVRVLGEVTREKLELLRAADAVVDEEIRRAGLYRQIWQSFAVLPPIRSVGVMGDERTYGYTIVIRAVESVDAMTADWVRLPYEVLEAMSRRLVNEVKGINRVVYDITSKPPGTIEWE
- the purB gene encoding adenylosuccinate lyase; amino-acid sequence: MIARYTLPEMDRIWSDENRFAKWLEIEVLAAEAMAELGQVPLEAVRVIRERAGFDAARILEIEKTTRHDVIAFLTCVGEYVGAEARYLHLGLTSSDVVDTALAVRMREAGLLIRGRLEKLHAVLLRQAAAHRDTLMPGRTHGVHAEPTTLGLKFLLWAAEVERGLERMDRAVAEISVGKLAGAVGTYSTVDPFVEEYVCARLGLTPEKVSTQVVQRDRHAAFLAALAVIGSGLEKFAVEVRNLQRTDLREVEEPFRAGQKGSSAMPHKRNPIVCERISGLARLLRANAVVGLENVALWHERDISHSSAERVVIPDSTTVLDYMVFRFTDVAADLLVYPENMRRNLERTHGLVFSQRVLLALVEKGLSREEAYALVQDNAMRCWETGRPLRELLGEDPGVRAVLEAHELDTLFDYGYFTRRIGRIYGRFGLSE